The following proteins are co-located in the Pseudodesulfovibrio alkaliphilus genome:
- a CDS encoding PAS domain-containing sensor histidine kinase, with protein sequence MIAIVLCSTILQFAAGCLALALIAHAGRKWAWILLSAGIFIMAFRRAHTLIGIIAGRDTPPLSYETLGLVISILVFFGILMIGPLLRAMRESAERLAKSEERYRTVADFTSGWEYWLAPDGAFIYVSPACEQLTGHSPKEFMDDPGLFASLIHPDHRKTVLSAMSSADGIPGPAAFDFMLRDRQGNEHWVAHSSLPVFSDKGAYLGIRGSARDIDHRKRLEDELRASRALYESLVQNARCLVLRLDRDGVVTFANRCALEHFQYPESAMAGMRLTDLLARGCRAYQDKAVHEEMLADLTRTLASGERMDFECEIVGREGGRFWTEWISTAVPDRQGGISEFVCVGIDVTRRKEMTRLKEDMTRIMRHDLKSPLSGIIGIPRIIRQEENITPRQAEMLKAVEDAGTMMLALINQSQELYKLETGTYEFRFEEFDLTAMLREVITNTQLGRDNPVTVTVSVDDCPDGETGPVNLCGERALIYSMLSNLIKNAVEACEGKPVSVAVRTGQECRISIANAGAVSPSMQSRFFEKYATDGKPGGIGLGTYSARLVAEQHGGSIAMCSSAESGTTVTVRIPSGKSCPTG encoded by the coding sequence ATGATCGCCATCGTCCTGTGCTCGACCATTCTCCAGTTCGCCGCGGGCTGCCTCGCCCTCGCGCTCATCGCCCACGCCGGGCGCAAATGGGCCTGGATACTGCTCTCGGCAGGCATCTTCATCATGGCCTTCCGCCGCGCCCACACCCTGATCGGCATCATCGCCGGGCGCGACACCCCGCCCCTGTCCTATGAAACCCTCGGCCTGGTCATCTCGATCCTCGTCTTCTTCGGCATCCTGATGATCGGCCCGCTGCTGCGCGCCATGCGCGAATCAGCCGAGCGGCTGGCCAAAAGCGAAGAACGCTACCGCACCGTGGCCGACTTCACCTCCGGCTGGGAATACTGGCTGGCACCGGACGGCGCGTTCATCTACGTGTCTCCGGCCTGCGAACAGCTCACCGGCCACTCCCCGAAAGAGTTCATGGACGACCCCGGCCTGTTTGCCTCGCTGATACACCCGGACCACCGGAAAACAGTGCTTTCGGCCATGTCCAGCGCCGACGGCATACCCGGGCCAGCGGCCTTTGACTTCATGCTGCGCGACAGACAGGGCAACGAGCACTGGGTGGCCCACAGCAGCCTGCCCGTGTTCTCGGACAAAGGCGCATACCTGGGCATACGCGGCTCGGCCAGGGACATCGACCACAGAAAACGCCTTGAAGACGAGCTGCGGGCCAGCCGCGCCCTGTACGAAAGCCTGGTCCAGAACGCCCGCTGCCTCGTGCTGCGCCTTGACCGCGACGGCGTTGTCACCTTTGCCAACCGCTGCGCCCTGGAACATTTTCAGTATCCCGAGTCCGCGATGGCCGGAATGCGGCTGACCGACCTGCTGGCCAGGGGATGCCGGGCCTACCAGGACAAGGCGGTCCACGAGGAGATGCTGGCCGATCTGACGCGGACTCTCGCCTCGGGCGAGCGCATGGATTTCGAGTGCGAGATCGTGGGGCGCGAGGGCGGCCGCTTCTGGACCGAATGGATCAGCACGGCGGTGCCGGACCGCCAGGGCGGGATCAGCGAGTTCGTCTGTGTGGGCATCGACGTGACCCGGCGCAAGGAGATGACCCGGCTCAAGGAGGACATGACACGCATCATGCGCCACGACCTCAAGTCGCCGCTCTCGGGCATCATCGGCATTCCGCGCATCATCCGGCAGGAGGAGAACATCACCCCCCGTCAGGCGGAAATGCTCAAGGCCGTGGAGGACGCGGGAACCATGATGCTCGCCCTGATCAACCAGTCCCAGGAACTCTACAAGCTCGAAACCGGCACCTACGAGTTCCGCTTCGAGGAGTTCGACCTGACGGCCATGCTGCGCGAGGTGATCACCAACACACAGCTCGGCCGCGACAACCCGGTGACCGTGACCGTTTCCGTGGACGACTGCCCGGACGGGGAGACCGGGCCGGTAAACCTGTGCGGCGAGCGGGCGCTGATCTACTCCATGCTCAGCAACCTGATAAAGAACGCGGTGGAGGCATGCGAGGGCAAACCCGTGAGCGTGGCTGTCCGCACCGGCCAGGAATGCCGCATCAGCATCGCCAACGCAGGGGCGGTCTCGCCATCCATGCAATCGAGATTCTTCGAGAAATATGCCACAGACGGGAAGCCGGGCGGCATCGGGCTCGGCACCTACAGCGCACGGCTGGTGGCAGAGCAGCACGGCGGCTCCATCGCCATGTGCTCCTCTGCGGAATCAGGCACCACGGTCACGGTCAGAATTCCCTCGGGAAAGTCCTGCCCGACGGGATGA